The Cucumis melo cultivar AY chromosome 6, USDA_Cmelo_AY_1.0, whole genome shotgun sequence genome includes a region encoding these proteins:
- the LOC127150049 gene encoding uncharacterized protein LOC127150049 isoform X2: MDVGREYIEVVKGDLQRLFVLDFNDQAMNRFVEHQMLTTFKEFQADCHRHFKKYSDPEEARANPPNALVGRDEDWHFLCDHYISRAFQEQSRTNKAARQKQPYNHSSGSKSFLQRQYELPERRGQPVDRVELFRETHVRAGTFVSQAAEDAHNQMLELQSQPTPKGSQPLSEDEICDQVLGRRPGYSKGLGWGPKPKARRTASASSSSTSCSQSTQKEIELQAKLHEALERIEVQDRNHQALAS; encoded by the exons atggacgttgggagagaatacattgaggtcgtcaagggcgacctccag cgattgtttgtgcttgatttcaatgatcaagcaatgaacaggtttgttgagcatcagatgctcacgacctttaaagagttccaggccgactgtcatagacatttcaaaaagtacagcgacccggaggaggctcgtgccaacccaccaaacgcattggttggacgtgatgaggattggcacttcctctgcgaccattatatcagccgtgcattccag gagcaatcacggacaaacaaggctgctagacagaagcagccttacaatcatagtagcgggtccaagtcgtttctacaacgacagtatgagctccctgaaagaagagggcagccggtcgatcgtgtggaattgttccgggaaacacacgttcgagctgggacattcgtgtcgcaagccgccgaggatgcgcat aatcaaatgctggaactccaatcccagcctaccccaaagggtagtcagccactctctgaggatgagatatgcgatcaggtgttgggtagacgaccaggctactcaaaaggccttggttggggacctaagccgaaggcccgcagaacggcaagtgcaagcagttcgtcgacatcttgttcgcagtccacacaaaaagagattgaattacaagctaaacttcatgaagctttggaacggattgaagtacaagatagaaatcaccaagcattagcttcataa
- the LOC127150049 gene encoding uncharacterized protein LOC127150049 isoform X1 — translation MISFETYLTLTNLMCYVCNVQRLFVLDFNDQAMNRFVEHQMLTTFKEFQADCHRHFKKYSDPEEARANPPNALVGRDEDWHFLCDHYISRAFQEQSRTNKAARQKQPYNHSSGSKSFLQRQYELPERRGQPVDRVELFRETHVRAGTFVSQAAEDAHNQMLELQSQPTPKGSQPLSEDEICDQVLGRRPGYSKGLGWGPKPKARRTASASSSSTSCSQSTQKEIELQAKLHEALERIEVQDRNHQALAS, via the exons atgatttcatttgaaacatatctaactttaaccaatctaatgtgttatgtttgtaatgtgcagcgattgtttgtgcttgatttcaatgatcaagcaatgaacaggtttgttgagcatcagatgctcacgacctttaaagagttccaggccgactgtcatagacatttcaaaaagtacagcgacccggaggaggctcgtgccaacccaccaaacgcattggttggacgtgatgaggattggcacttcctctgcgaccattatatcagccgtgcattccag gagcaatcacggacaaacaaggctgctagacagaagcagccttacaatcatagtagcgggtccaagtcgtttctacaacgacagtatgagctccctgaaagaagagggcagccggtcgatcgtgtggaattgttccgggaaacacacgttcgagctgggacattcgtgtcgcaagccgccgaggatgcgcat aatcaaatgctggaactccaatcccagcctaccccaaagggtagtcagccactctctgaggatgagatatgcgatcaggtgttgggtagacgaccaggctactcaaaaggccttggttggggacctaagccgaaggcccgcagaacggcaagtgcaagcagttcgtcgacatcttgttcgcagtccacacaaaaagagattgaattacaagctaaacttcatgaagctttggaacggattgaagtacaagatagaaatcaccaagcattagcttcataa